The Bacillota bacterium genome has a segment encoding these proteins:
- a CDS encoding type II toxin-antitoxin system HicB family antitoxin: protein MKYRLPVVITPLEDGEYMAECEPVRAVATGDTLEEAVSNLREAIEELVRQFGEEKVFEDVKPETDLQVQILEVAV from the coding sequence ATGAAATACAGGTTGCCCGTGGTAATTACGCCCCTGGAGGATGGGGAGTACATGGCAGAGTGCGAGCCTGTTCGGGCAGTGGCCACGGGAGACACGCTCGAGGAGGCCGTGTCCAACCTGAGAGAGGCTATCGAGGAACTGGTAAGGCAGTTCGGAGAAGAAAAGGTTTTTGAAGACGTTAAACCGGAAACAGACCTACAGGTGCAGATTCTGGAGGTAGCGGTGTGA
- a CDS encoding type II toxin-antitoxin system MqsA family antitoxin, with amino-acid sequence MVTRCYLCGGETVKKLVTAENWWGETLALVENVPAWVCEDCGEAYFDAETCKQLDRLRKTPSPPERTVQVSVYNFPEIS; translated from the coding sequence ATGGTAACCCGTTGTTATCTTTGCGGAGGAGAGACCGTTAAAAAGCTCGTTACAGCAGAAAATTGGTGGGGTGAAACACTGGCCCTGGTAGAAAATGTTCCTGCCTGGGTTTGCGAAGATTGCGGTGAAGCTTATTTTGATGCCGAAACATGCAAGCAGCTTGACCGCCTGCGGAAGACCCCTTCTCCACCAGAGAGGACGGTCCAGGTATCGGTTTATAACTTTCCGGAAATCTCTTGA